AAGGCGATCAGCCTCTGGGGGGAGATCCGGCGGGTGCTCGCGTACCACGGCGCGGAGCACAAGTCGATCTTCAACCTCGAATCGGGACGCGAGCTTTCCGTCGAGAACGCGCAGAGCTTCACGACGCTCCATCCGCGCTGCGGGACGAGCTTCCTCTTCATCGTGATGATCGTGAGCGTGCTCGTCTTCTGTCTTCTCGGGCGGCCGGACGGGATCGCGGATCGGCTTGTCCGCCTCGCGTTTCTTCCCCTGATCGCCGGGGTTTCCTACGAGATCTTGAAGCTCTCGGGGAAATGGGCGGACCGGCCGTGGATGGCTCCGCTCGTTCGGCCCGGGCTCTACCTTCAGACGATGACGACCCGCGAGCCGACGGCCGATCAGGTCGAGGTCGCTCTTGCCGCGCTTCGCGCCGCTCTCGGGGAGAGTCTCGAGGACCGGGAGGAATTGTTGAAGCATGTTGGATAAGCTGGCGGAGATCCGCAGGAAGTTCCAGGATCTGACCGACGCGCTCGCCGATCCGGAGACGGTGGCTCATCCGAAGCGCCTCGCCGAGATCGGAAAAGAGAGGATGCGGCTCGATTCGATTCTCCGCTCGGGGGAACTCTACGAGCGGCTTCTCCGGCAGCGTTCGGAGGCGGAGGAGCTCCTGAAAGACGGAAAGGACAAGGATCTCGCCGATCTCGCGCGCGCCGATCTCGAGGAGGCGGAGCGAGCCCTGCCGGCGGCGGAGGCGGAGTTCCGAAGGCTCCTTCTCCCCGAGGACGAGCGCGATCACCGGGACGTCATCGTGGAGATCCGCGCCGGGACGGGGGGCGAGGAAGCCTCTCTCTTCGCGGCCGATCTCTATCGGATGTACGTCCGCTATTCCGAATCGATGGGATGGAAGCATCAAGTGCTCGAATCGAACCCGACCGAGCTCGGCGGGTTCAAGGAGATCATCTTCGGCGTGGCGGGGGAAGGGGCGTATCGCCGCCTGAAGTTCGAGAGCGGCGTCCACCGCGTGCAGCGGGTCCCCGAGACCGAAGCGAGCGGACGGATCCACACGTCGGCGGCGACGGTCGCGATCCTTCCCGAGGCGGACGAGGTCGAGATCAAGATCGACCCCTCGGATCTCCGAATCGAGGTGATGCGCGCCTCCGGGCCGGGCGGCCAGAGCGTGAACACGACCGACTCGGCGGTCCGGGTCACCCACGTTCCGACCGGGCTCGTCGTCCGCTGCCAAGACGAGAAATCGCAGCACAAGAACAAGGCGCGCGCCCTTCAGATCCTCCGCGCCCGGCTCTACGACCGGAAGGTCGAGGAGGAAGAGAAGAAGGTCGCCGCCGAGCGCCGCTCCCAAGTCGGATCCGGGGACCGGAGCGCCAAGATCCGCACCTATAACTTCCCGCAGGGGAGGGTCACCGATCATCGGATCGGGTTGACCCTCCACAAGCTCGATCGTATTCTGGACGGCGAGCTCGACGAGCTCGTGGAAGCGCTCACCCGCGCCAGCCAGGAGGAGCAGCTCCGCTCCGTCGCGAAGTGATCCTTCGGCGAGTGCCGCTCCAACTATCTTTGGCAAACGGTTCGGGAGCGGCACTTCGCGGGGAAGGCCCCGCCGCTTGCTGAGGGCCCTTCGGGCCGCAAGGGCCTGGCCCTCCCCGCGGGCCCTACCGGGAGGGGAAGAGCGCTTCCCCTCCCGGACCTTCCCGCGCGTGCCGGCCCGGGGCGTGCGAGGACCGAGGCAGAGCAAGTTGGGCCGGCACTGGGAGGAGCGATGGAGAAGCCCGCGCGCGCATGGACCGTCCTTCCCCTCCTCGAGACGACCGCGCGTTTTTTCAAAGATAAAGGAATCGAGAGCCCGCGCGTCGACGCGGAGCTGCTCCTCGCGCATCTTCTCGGCGCGCGGCGCATCGATCTCTACCTTCAGCACGACCGCCCCCTCGCGGAGGTTGAGATCTCCCGCTTCCGCGAGATGGTCCGCGCGCGCGCGAACGGGACGCCGGTCCAGCGGATCGCGGGCGGGACCGAGTTCTACTCGATTCCGCTCGCGGTGGCGGACGGGGTCTTCATCCCGCGTCCGGAGACGGAGCTTCTCGTCGACCGGGGGATCGCGTTTCTTCGGAAGAACGAGGGGATCAAGGAGCCGCTCGCGCTCGACGCGGGGACCGGAACCGGTGCGATCGCGATCGCGCTCGCGAAGAACGTCGCCGGCCTCCGCGTCCTCGCGGTCGACCGGTCGCCGGAGGCGGCCGCGTGCGCGCGCGAGAACGCCGCGCGCGCGGGGGTCGCGGATCGGGTCGAGGTGATCGAGGGGGACTTCGCCGAGGCGCTTCGGGAGCGCCCCGGGAGGATCGCGCTCGTCGTCTCGAACCCGCCCTACGTGACGGCGGCGGAGATGGAGACGCTCCCCGTCGAGGTGCGGGAGCACGATCCCGGAACGGCGCTCCGAGGGGGGACGGACGGACTTGACGCGTACCGCGCGCTCGTTCCCGCCGCGTCGATCGCGCTCGCGCCCGGCGGGATGCTCCTCCTCGAGGTGAGCGACGCGATCGCGGAGGGAGCCCGGAGGCTCGTCGAGGCGGACGGGCGATTCGCCGAGGCGGCGATCGAGAAGGATTACGCGGGAAGGAAGCGCGTCCTCTCCGCGATCGCGGGTTCGATTGAGAAGGAGGACGGGTAAGTGGACGCGTTTCGGATCGAGGGGGGAGCGAAGCTCACCGGCGAGGTGCGGATCTCGGGGTCGAAGAACGCGGTGCTGCCGATTCTTTGCGCGACGATCCTCGCGCCCGGAACCTACCGCCTGGAGAACGTGCCGGTCCTCCGCGACGTCGCGACGCTGACCACGCTTCTTCGCACGCTCGGGATCCGCGTCGTTCGCGAGGGGAACGCGCTCCTCGTCGACTCGCGCGGAGCGGTTCCGAACGAAGCGCCCTACGAGCTCGTTCGCACGATGCGCGCCTCGGTCTACGTGCTCGGCCCGATTCTCGCGCGCTTCGGGCACGCGCGCGTCTCCCTCCCCGGCGGGTGCGCGTGGGGCCCGCGCCCGATCGATTTCCACCTGAAGGCGATGGAGGCGCTCGGAGCCGTGATCCGCCTCGACCACGGCGTCATCGACGCGATCGGCGCGCCGCTCCGAGGGGCGGAGATCCGTTTCCCATTCTCGTCGGTCGGCGCGACCGGGAACGCCGTGATGGCCGCCGTCCTCGCCGAGGGGACGACGACGATCTTCAACGTCGCCCGCGAGCCGGAGATCACCTCGCTCTCTCTGTTCCTCCGCGCGATGGGGGCGGCGATCGAGGGGATCGGAACGGAGAAGCTCGTGATCGAAGGGGCGCGGGAGCTGCATCCGGCCGACGCGCGCGTCATCCCCGATCGGATCGAGACCGGGACGTATCTCGTCGCGGGCGCGCTCACCGGAGGCGATCTCCTTCTTCGCGACACCGAGCCGGCGCACAACGAGGCGGTGCTCGCGGCGCTCCGCGAGGCGGGGGTCACAATCGACGTCGACGGAACCGACATCCGCGTCCGCTCCGGAGGCCAGCTCCGCTCGCTTGAAGTGGAAACCGCTCCGTATCCGGGCTTCCCCACCGACATGCAGGCGCAGCTCATGGCGCTTCTCATGCTCGCGGAAGGGACGAGCGAAATCGTCGAGACGATCTTCCCCGACCGCTTCAAGCACGTGCCCGAACTCTGCCGCCTCGGCGGATCGATCCGCGTCGAGGGGAACCGGGCGCTCGTGCGCGGGGTCGGGGCGCTCACCGGCGCGAACGTGATGGCGAGCGACCTTCGCGCGAGCGCCGCGCTCATCCTCGCGGGGCTCGTCGCCGAAGGGACGACCGAGGTCTCGCGCATCTACCACATCGACCGCGGCTACGAGCGGATCGAGGAGAAGCTCTCCGGCGCCGGCGCGCGGATCTGGAGGGTGCGCCGGTGAGGATCAGCCGCGTCGTCGGGACGGCCGGCCACATCGACCACGGCAAGACCGCGCTCGTCAAGGCGCTCACCGGCGTCGACACGGACCGTCTCCCGGAGGAGAAGGAGCGGGAGATCTCGATCGACCTCGGCTTCGCTCCGATCGATCTCCCCGGCGGCGTGCGCGCGGCGGTCGTCGATGTCCCCGGGCACGAGCGCTTCGTGAAGAACATGCTCGCCGGCGTCGGCGGGATCGACGCGGTCCTCTTCACGATCGCCGCCGACGAGGGGGTGATGCCGCAGACCTCCGAGCATCTCGAGATCCTGCACTATCTGGGGGTGCGCGCGGGGGTCGTCGTCCTCACCAAGTCGGACCTCGTGGACGAGGAGATGATCGAGCTGGTCCGCGAGGAAGTAGAGGAGACGCTTCGCGGGACGACGCTTGAGGGAGCGCCGATCATCGCCGCGTCGGCCCTCACAGGGATGGGGCTCGAGGAGGTCGCGCGCACGCTGGTGCGCGTTCTCGAAGAAGCCCCCGCCCGCCCCGATCCGGGGTTCTTTCGCCAGCCGGTCGATCGGGTCTTCTCCTCGCGCGGCTTCGGGACCGTCGTGACCGGAACGGTCTGGTCGGGGAGCGCCCGGGTCGGCGACCGGCTCCTGGTCCTCCCGCGCGGCGCGGAAGTTCGCATTCGAAAGATCGAGGTCTTTAGCGAAGAAGTCGAGGAGGCGCGGCCCGGGCAGCGAACCGCGC
This is a stretch of genomic DNA from Candidatus Eisenbacteria bacterium. It encodes these proteins:
- the murA gene encoding UDP-N-acetylglucosamine 1-carboxyvinyltransferase, yielding MDAFRIEGGAKLTGEVRISGSKNAVLPILCATILAPGTYRLENVPVLRDVATLTTLLRTLGIRVVREGNALLVDSRGAVPNEAPYELVRTMRASVYVLGPILARFGHARVSLPGGCAWGPRPIDFHLKAMEALGAVIRLDHGVIDAIGAPLRGAEIRFPFSSVGATGNAVMAAVLAEGTTTIFNVAREPEITSLSLFLRAMGAAIEGIGTEKLVIEGARELHPADARVIPDRIETGTYLVAGALTGGDLLLRDTEPAHNEAVLAALREAGVTIDVDGTDIRVRSGGQLRSLEVETAPYPGFPTDMQAQLMALLMLAEGTSEIVETIFPDRFKHVPELCRLGGSIRVEGNRALVRGVGALTGANVMASDLRASAALILAGLVAEGTTEVSRIYHIDRGYERIEEKLSGAGARIWRVRR
- the prfA gene encoding peptide chain release factor 1, translated to MLDKLAEIRRKFQDLTDALADPETVAHPKRLAEIGKERMRLDSILRSGELYERLLRQRSEAEELLKDGKDKDLADLARADLEEAERALPAAEAEFRRLLLPEDERDHRDVIVEIRAGTGGEEASLFAADLYRMYVRYSESMGWKHQVLESNPTELGGFKEIIFGVAGEGAYRRLKFESGVHRVQRVPETEASGRIHTSAATVAILPEADEVEIKIDPSDLRIEVMRASGPGGQSVNTTDSAVRVTHVPTGLVVRCQDEKSQHKNKARALQILRARLYDRKVEEEEKKVAAERRSQVGSGDRSAKIRTYNFPQGRVTDHRIGLTLHKLDRILDGELDELVEALTRASQEEQLRSVAK
- the prmC gene encoding peptide chain release factor N(5)-glutamine methyltransferase, whose amino-acid sequence is MEKPARAWTVLPLLETTARFFKDKGIESPRVDAELLLAHLLGARRIDLYLQHDRPLAEVEISRFREMVRARANGTPVQRIAGGTEFYSIPLAVADGVFIPRPETELLVDRGIAFLRKNEGIKEPLALDAGTGTGAIAIALAKNVAGLRVLAVDRSPEAAACARENAARAGVADRVEVIEGDFAEALRERPGRIALVVSNPPYVTAAEMETLPVEVREHDPGTALRGGTDGLDAYRALVPAASIALAPGGMLLLEVSDAIAEGARRLVEADGRFAEAAIEKDYAGRKRVLSAIAGSIEKEDG
- a CDS encoding DUF1385 domain-containing protein, producing MFNKIGGQAVIEGVMMRAPGAVATAVRRPDGTISVRRREFRSAAEKFRLFRLPILRGAVALIESLSLGMGALLFSAEEAAGETTKEAPEKTRWTLWLVLAGSLLLGIGFFFYLPLLLTEWTGVRGGLAFNVIDGIIRLVFLLAYVKAISLWGEIRRVLAYHGAEHKSIFNLESGRELSVENAQSFTTLHPRCGTSFLFIVMIVSVLVFCLLGRPDGIADRLVRLAFLPLIAGVSYEILKLSGKWADRPWMAPLVRPGLYLQTMTTREPTADQVEVALAALRAALGESLEDREELLKHVG